The sequence below is a genomic window from Candidatus Omnitrophota bacterium.
CGTGCTGCTGTCTGCAGCCGGCGATATCCTCGACCGGTACGATAAACTCCATCTCGTGCCGTTCGGAGAATTCATTCCCGGCGAGCGGACATTTCCCTGGCTGCGCCGCGTCTTGCCGCCCATCGGCGACTTCACCCCAGGGGACCGATATACGGTTTTCAATTCGCAATTCGAAATTCGCAATTCGAAATTTCCATTCAGTACGTTGATATGCTTCGAGGACATTTTCCCTTCGCTGGCACGGCGGTTCGTGCGGGATGGGGCGCGGATGCTGGTGGTGATCACGAATGACGCGTGGTTTGGGCCGACGGCGGCTGCGTATCAGCATGCCCAAGCCTCAACGTTCCGGGCGGTGGAGCTGCGGGTGCCCGTGGTGCGCGCGGCCAACACCGGCTGGTCCGGTTGCATCGATGCAACCGGACGGTGGATCGGCTCGGTGCATGATGCCTCAGGCCGCGAGCTGTTCGTCGAAGGCACTCGCGCGTGCGAGATCAGGCAGGGCCCAGCCAACAGTGCCTATCTTCGCTTCGGCGACTGGTTCGCCTTCGTCTGCATTGCCATCACCCTGGCGACTTTTTGGTACAATAGACGAAGCCTCCATGCCTGAAGATCAAGCCCAGATCCGTCGAGAAAAACTTGCCGTGTTGCAACAGCAGGGCGTGAATGCCTACGGCCAGCGGTTTCCCAAGACCGAGCCGATCGCAGCACTCGTCGCGCAATTTTCGGATGGCCGGGCGGCCACGACGGCCGGACGGCTGACGGCCAAGCGCGGCCATGGGGGCTTAAGCTTTGCCGATCTGCGCGATGCCACCGGCAAGATCCAGTTGTGCCTCAAGCGCGAGCGCATTGGCGAAAGCCCCTACGCGTTCTTTGAAAACTTAGACCTCGGCGACATCGTCGGGGTCTCCGGCGCCATGTTCAAGACGAAGACCGGCGAGGTCACCATCCAAGTCGATCAGCTGACCCTTCTGGCCAAAGCGTTGCAGCCCTTGCCGGAGAAATGGCATGGGCTGAAAGACGTGGAAATCCGCTATCGCCAGCGCTATTTGGATCTCATCGCCAATGAACCGGTGCGCCACGTGTTTCTCGGCCGGGCGAAGCTGGTGTCGACGCTGCGCGCCACACTGGAGCGGCATGGCTTCATCGAGGTGGAAACGCCGATGATGCACGCAATTCCCGGGGGCGCTGCCGGGGAGCCATTTGTCACGCATCACAATGTGCTGAATGCCGATTTATATCTGCGGTTGGCCCCGGAACTCTATTTAAAGAAATTGCTTGTGGGCGGATTGGAGCGCGTCTATGAATTGAATCGCTCGTTTCGTAATGAAGGCATCTCAACACGGCATAATCCCGAGTTCACCATGCTCGAAGCCTACGCCGCGTATCACGACTACGCGTCCATGATGGACTTGGTGCAAGCGCTCATTCTGGATGCCGCGAAGGCGCTGTGCGGCACGCTCACCCTGCAGTATCAAGGCCAGGCGATCGACCTCACCCCGCCGTGGGATCGCGTCTCCTTCGCCGAGACAATGGACGCCATGGGACTGGCCCCGCAGTCTTCGCTGGAGCAGATTCAGGCGGTGTTGCAGACGAAGGGCATGCAGGTCAAGGGCCTCAGCCGTTCACAGCTCGTGCGGCTGGTCGAGCAGCTCTTTGAGCCGAAGACCAAGGCCAAGCCGCTGTTTGTCGTGGACTACTGGACCGAGCTCTCCCCCTTGGCGAAAGCCAAGCCGGGCCATCCTCTTATCACGGAGCGCTTTGAGTTGTTCATCGGCGGCATGGAAGTGGCGAATGCGTATTCAGAGCTCAATGATCCCATCGAGCAGCGGCGGCGGTTTGAAGCGCAACTTGAGCGCGGAGCGGGACAGCAACCCCTAGCTCCTAGCTCTCAGCTCCCAGCCAAGATGATCGATGAATCATTTGTGGAAGCGCTGGAATACGGCATGCCGCCGGCCGGCGGCTTGGGTGTAGGCGTGGATCGGTTGGCGATGCTCTTGCTGAACCAACCCTCGATTCGGGATGTAATTTTGTTTCCGCTGTTGCGTCCGGAGGTTTCGTCATGACCATTGCGAGCCGGTATTACCGTCGGGTGCAGATCTTCCTGATCGTCGTGTTTCTGATCACCATCATGGCATGGGGGTTCTGGGCGCTGAAGCATCGCGCCATGATCGTTGCGGATGAGCCCGTGCTGGCTCCGCCGCCTGCGGTGGCGTTAGATCCGGAGGTGCCACGCGCGACGCAGCGGCAGCGGTGGGAACGCCTCGAGGGGGCCATCCGAGCCGCCGCCCCCCCCACGATGCGGCTGGATGAGGTCAGCGAACACGACGGCGCCGTGGCGGTTCGAGGTGCCGTGATGTCGGAGGAGACCGAGAAAGGGTTTTCGCAGGTGCAAAGCCTCTTCGAGCAGCTCCAAGGCGTGCAAGACGTCGACAGTCTGCGCCTGGAATCGTTCCGCTTGCAGCAAACCCAAGGGGTTACCATCTACCCCTTTGCGCTGCAGGCGCGCGTCCGAGACCCGCATGATGTTGCA
It includes:
- the lysS gene encoding lysine--tRNA ligase; the encoded protein is MPEDQAQIRREKLAVLQQQGVNAYGQRFPKTEPIAALVAQFSDGRAATTAGRLTAKRGHGGLSFADLRDATGKIQLCLKRERIGESPYAFFENLDLGDIVGVSGAMFKTKTGEVTIQVDQLTLLAKALQPLPEKWHGLKDVEIRYRQRYLDLIANEPVRHVFLGRAKLVSTLRATLERHGFIEVETPMMHAIPGGAAGEPFVTHHNVLNADLYLRLAPELYLKKLLVGGLERVYELNRSFRNEGISTRHNPEFTMLEAYAAYHDYASMMDLVQALILDAAKALCGTLTLQYQGQAIDLTPPWDRVSFAETMDAMGLAPQSSLEQIQAVLQTKGMQVKGLSRSQLVRLVEQLFEPKTKAKPLFVVDYWTELSPLAKAKPGHPLITERFELFIGGMEVANAYSELNDPIEQRRRFEAQLERGAGQQPLAPSSQLPAKMIDESFVEALEYGMPPAGGLGVGVDRLAMLLLNQPSIRDVILFPLLRPEVSS